A genomic segment from Bradyrhizobium diazoefficiens USDA 110 encodes:
- a CDS encoding RNA polymerase sigma factor encodes MKSPNENLPMLTAGSLEVQEAVVRAALVGSYDRLRNYLQRRFGGKAEAEEVLQAFMLRALERSGDIRDADSVRGWLSRVLATSIADFHRQASRSRTREMPFPHELNDRLAADQDSAANAAVCECLHTHLSLLKPEHAEVIRRVDLAGEPRELVAADLGVTVNNLTVRLHRARHALKVRLEQTCVVCLEESFWECRCADNRGPT; translated from the coding sequence ATGAAATCGCCGAACGAGAATCTGCCGATGCTGACAGCCGGCTCCCTGGAAGTGCAGGAGGCAGTCGTTCGTGCTGCCCTCGTCGGCAGCTACGATCGCCTTCGCAATTATCTGCAGCGGCGCTTTGGCGGGAAGGCGGAAGCGGAGGAGGTGCTCCAGGCGTTCATGTTGCGTGCACTGGAGCGATCCGGCGATATTCGTGATGCGGACTCGGTTCGAGGCTGGCTGAGCAGGGTTCTGGCCACGTCCATCGCAGACTTTCACCGCCAGGCATCAAGGAGCAGGACTCGCGAGATGCCTTTTCCGCATGAGCTCAACGACCGTCTTGCAGCCGATCAGGATTCCGCTGCGAATGCCGCGGTCTGCGAGTGTCTTCATACCCACCTGTCCCTGCTGAAGCCGGAGCATGCCGAAGTCATCCGAAGGGTGGATCTCGCCGGTGAGCCGCGGGAGCTGGTTGCGGCCGATCTGGGCGTGACCGTCAACAACCTGACCGTCCGCCTTCATCGCGCCCGGCACGCCCTGAAGGTGCGTCTGGAGCAGACCTGCGTTGTGTGTTTGGAGGAAAGCTTCTGGGAATGCCGCTGCGCTGATAACCGAGGTCCGACCTAG
- a CDS encoding class III cytochrome C family protein translates to MPGPLSGKHAFLSDRCESCHTPVRGVDAAACISCHAPSAADLAKQSTAFHAAAGTQCSGCHLEHMGELRPIRMDHAALLQVAAAGSGTKLFDRSAADQLTADLKEFLGRPKSERREKAALDCASCHSNREPHRELLGRDCADCHGLVSWKIAGFLHPSPTSRDCAQCHQAPPSHYMGHFVMMDRMITGQEHASVDQCFLCHRTDSFNDIKGVGWMKHH, encoded by the coding sequence ATGCCCGGGCCGCTGTCCGGGAAGCACGCTTTTCTGTCCGACAGATGCGAGAGCTGCCACACGCCGGTCAGGGGCGTCGACGCAGCGGCCTGTATCTCCTGTCACGCGCCTTCCGCCGCGGATCTCGCCAAGCAGTCGACGGCGTTTCATGCCGCGGCGGGCACTCAATGTTCCGGCTGCCATCTCGAGCACATGGGCGAGTTGCGGCCGATCAGGATGGACCACGCGGCACTGCTGCAAGTCGCGGCGGCCGGCTCCGGCACGAAGTTGTTCGACCGGTCCGCAGCCGATCAACTGACTGCGGACCTGAAGGAGTTTCTCGGCCGGCCAAAGTCAGAACGGCGGGAAAAGGCTGCGCTCGACTGTGCCAGCTGCCACAGCAACCGGGAGCCGCACCGCGAATTGCTCGGACGGGACTGCGCGGATTGCCATGGGCTCGTGTCCTGGAAGATCGCCGGTTTCCTGCACCCCTCGCCGACTTCGAGGGACTGCGCCCAATGCCATCAGGCGCCGCCGAGCCACTACATGGGCCACTTCGTCATGATGGATCGGATGATCACGGGACAGGAGCACGCATCGGTCGATCAATGCTTTCTGTGTCACAGAACCGACTCGTTCAACGACATCAAAGGCGTCGGCTGGATGAAGCACCATTGA
- a CDS encoding iron reductase, which translates to MMDGRERLIADVVLAALLLLVPAFLLHSDSRFAGSLAGFVLGAGAAVLMVLLLVYPMTKYSVGLKVLVTRGVSMPTLLAFHAYAGIVAAFFALLHTGHKFQSPLGIALVTSMLIVVVTGFVGRYYLPQTAMELRQQQSHLATLRSAYEHIASAMSSPDRVVREGDAVPASTLPNVPLLQLVDGISDLESAIGSSEAIKKIFLKWIGLHVMAAIVMYALLAVHVAAEVYYGLRWLA; encoded by the coding sequence ATGATGGATGGGAGAGAGCGCCTGATCGCCGACGTCGTTCTGGCGGCCCTGTTGCTGCTGGTGCCGGCTTTCCTGCTGCACTCCGACAGCCGGTTCGCAGGAAGCCTGGCGGGCTTTGTCCTCGGGGCCGGTGCGGCCGTGCTGATGGTTCTCCTTCTCGTGTATCCGATGACGAAATACAGCGTGGGTTTGAAGGTCCTGGTCACGCGAGGCGTGTCGATGCCGACGCTCCTGGCGTTTCACGCCTATGCCGGAATCGTCGCAGCATTCTTCGCGCTTCTGCATACCGGTCACAAGTTTCAAAGTCCGCTTGGGATTGCCCTGGTGACCAGCATGCTGATCGTTGTCGTCACCGGATTTGTCGGGCGGTACTACCTGCCGCAAACCGCGATGGAGCTGCGCCAGCAGCAATCGCATCTGGCGACCTTGAGGTCGGCCTATGAGCACATTGCGTCGGCGATGTCGTCGCCCGATCGTGTGGTCCGTGAGGGGGACGCCGTGCCTGCATCGACGTTGCCGAATGTGCCCCTGCTGCAACTCGTCGATGGTATTTCCGATCTCGAATCGGCTATCGGATCCAGCGAAGCAATCAAGAAGATCTTCCTGAAGTGGATCGGGCTGCATGTCATGGCGGCGATCGTCATGTATGCGCTGCTGGCGGTGCATGTGGCGGCCGAGGTCTATTACGGGCTGCGGTGGCTGGCGTGA